The following coding sequences lie in one Sorghum bicolor cultivar BTx623 chromosome 6, Sorghum_bicolor_NCBIv3, whole genome shotgun sequence genomic window:
- the LOC8075903 gene encoding UPF0481 protein At3g47200 — translation MVAVFNKDVLSWYLITIKLREAVDANLQKSPPPPRERDLPLRITNGADASPPPPVQRQSEQDRPATRSRALSPAHSPKPQDSEWVIAIRGKLAQARAEEAACPWARLSVYRVPKCLRDGDERAYTPQVVSIGPLHHGRRRLREMDRHKWRALHHVLKRTGHDVTAYLGAVRALEDRARSCYEGRAAGMGSNDLAECLVLDGTFVLELFRGALDGGKGFVDDLGYSRHDPIFAMRGAMHAVRNDMILLENQVPLFVLDLLLGIQIGNPEQTGAVASLAVRFFDPLMPTDAPLLRKDRSKLESSVGADATAAFDPLSCPMLHCLDVFRRSLLRAGLQPTPPPPVRLWPKKWSGLRRVADKRRQQFVHCVSELREAGIRCRRHNTDRFWDIKFDNGVLHIPRILVHDGSKLLFLNLIAFEQCHMDIATPGGNNITSYAIFMDNLINSAEDVKYLHDRGIIEHWLGSDAEVADLFNRLCEEVVFDINDSYLSGLSDQVNRYYDYKWSTWVASLQHNYFSNPWAIVSVVAAVFLLLLTMAQTFYSAYSYYRPPQ, via the coding sequence ATGGTCGCCGTCTTCAACAAGGACGTCCTGAGCTGGTACCTCATCACGATCAAGCTCAGGGAGGCCGTCGACGCCAACCTCCAGaagtccccgccgccgccgcgggagcGGGACCTGCCGCTGCGGATCACGAACGGCGCCGacgcgtcgccgccgccaccggtcCAGCGCCAGTCGGAACAGGACCGGCCGGCCACCAGGTCGCGGGCGCTGTCCCCGGCGCACAGCCCCAAGCCGCAGGACTCGGAATGGGTGATCGCCATCCGCGGGAAGCTCGCGCAGGCGCGCGCCGAGGAGGCGGCCTGCCCCTGGGCGCGCCTCTCCGTGTACCGCGTGCCCAAGTGCCTCCGCGACGGCGACGAGCGCGCCTACACGCCGCAGGTGGTGTCCATCGGGCCACTCCACCACGGCCGCCGGCGGCTACGGGAGATGGACCGCCACAAGTGGCGCGCGCTGCACCACGTGCTCAAGCGCACGGGCCACGACGTCACCGCCTACCTCGGCGCCGTGCGCGCGCTCGAGGACCGGGCGCGCTCCTGCTACGAGGGCCGCGCCGCCGGGATGGGGAGCAACGACCTCGCCGAGTGCCTCGTGCTGGACGGCACCTTCGTGCTGGAGCTCTTCCGCGGCGCGCTGGACGGCGGGAAGGGCTTCGTCGACGACCTGGGGTACTCGCGGCACGACCCCATCTTCGCCATGCGCGGGGCAATGCACGCCGTGCGCaacgacatgatcctgctcgaGAACCAGGTGCCGCTCTTCGTGCTGGACCTCCTCCTCGGGATCCAGATCGGCAACCCGGAGCAGACCGGCGCCGTCGCCAGCCTCGCCGTGCGCTTCTTTGACCCGCTCATGCCCACCGACGCGCCGCTGCTCCGTAAGGACCGGTCCAAGCTGGAGTCCTCCGTCGGCGCCGACGCCACGGCGGCGTTCGACCCGCTGTCGTGCCCGATGCTCCACTGCCTCGACGTGTTCCGACGGAGCCTCCTGCGTGCCGGCCTGCAGCCGACGCCGCCACCGCCCGTGCGGCTGTGGCCCAAGAAGTGGTCCGGGCTGCGGCGGGTGGCGGACAAGCGGCGGCAGCAGTTCGTGCACTGCGTGTCGGAGCTCCGGGAGGCAGGCATCAGGTGCCGGCGGCACAACACGGACCGGTTCTGGGACATCAAGTTCGACAACGGCGTGCTCCACATCCCGCGGATCCTCGTCCACGACGGCTCCAAGCTGCTGTTCCTGAACCTGATCGCGTTCGAGCAGTGCCACATGGACATCGCCACCCCGGGCGGCAACAACATCACCTCCTACGCCATCTTCATGGACAACCTCATCAACTCGGCGGAGGACGTCAAGTACCTGCACGACCGCGGCATCATAGAGCACTGGCTCGGCAGCGACGCCGAGGTGGCCGACCTCTTCAACCGCCTCTGCGAGGAGGTGGTGTTCGACATCAACGACAGCTACCTCTCCGGGCTGTCGGACCAGGTGAACAGGTACTACGACTACAAGTGGAGCACGTGGGTGGCAAGCCTGCAGCACAACTACTTCAGCAACCCATGGGCGATCGTCTCCGTCGTCGCTGCTGTGTTCCTGCTGCTGCTCACCATGGCGCAGACCTTCTACAGCGCCTACAGCTACTACCGGCCACcccaataa
- the LOC110436572 gene encoding F-box protein At1g47056-like, which produces MGHSPSSLSKSGTSSSPPRRSRSLSHMAPPPPPPQQQQLLRLTAPMQVAAAGDSSSSFAPPARDYTQDLPDEILAFVFASLSPTDRNACSLACSRWMEVDATTRHRLSLDARAALGNAAPALFARFTAVTKLALRCARGSGADSLSDYGAAAVADALPSERLSRLKLRGLRQLSDAGLASLAAAAPAIRKLSVASCTFGPKAFVAVLQSCPLLEDLSVKRLRGLPDTAGATNSIAEDIKFPPALSLRSVCLKDLYSALCFVPLVASSPNLRSLKILRCSGAWDLPLEVITARAPGLVELHLEKLQVGDRGLAALSACPNLEVLFLVKTPECTDSGIISVAEKCHKLRKLHVDGWRTNRIGDFGLMAVARGCPDLQELVLIGVNPTVLSLRMFGEHCRSLERLALCGCETVGDAEIICLAERWAALKKLCIKGCPVSDRGMVALNGGCPSLVKVKLKRCRGVSYECIENLKVTRGESFSISLDIVLEHEAGSASENGVQENGQAQVAELTDQMAGMDLPANAAGAQSSTHTINRMRSVMSAIRRRFGNPPPP; this is translated from the coding sequence ATGGGCCACTCCCCTTCCTCCCTCTCCAAATCCGGCACCTCCTCTTCCCCGCCGCGCCGCAGCAGGTCGCTCTCCcacatggcgccgccgccgccgccgccgcagcagcagcagctgctgcggcTGACCGCGCCGATGCAGGTCGCTGCGGCGGGGGACAGCTCCTCCTCGTTCGCGCCGCCCGCGCGGGACTACACCCAGGACCTGCCCGACGAGATCCTCGCGTTCGTCTTCGCGTCGCTGTCGCCCACCGACCGCAACGCCTGCTCCCTCGCCTGCTCCCGCTGGATGGAGGTCGACGCCACCACGCGCCACAGGCTCTCCCTCGACGCCCGCGCCGCGCTGGGCAACGCGGCGCCCGCGCTGTTCGCGCGGTTCACGGCCGTCACCAAGCTCGCCCTGCGCTGCGCGCGCGGGTCGGGCGCCGACAGCCTCTCCGACTACGGCGCCGCGGCGGTGGCCGACGCGCTGCCCTCGGAGCGCCTCTCCAGGCTCAAGCTCCGCGGCCTCAGGCAGCTCTCCGACGCCGGGCTAGCctcgctcgccgccgccgcgccggcgaTCCGCAAGCTCTCGGTTGCGTCCTGCACCTTCGGACCCAAGGCATTCGTCGCCGTGCTCCAGTCCTGCCCCCTCCTCGAGGACCTCTCTGTCAAGCGCCTCCGGGGCCTGCCTGACACGGCTGGTGCCACCAATTCCATTGCTGAGGACATCAAATTTCCACCGGCCTTGTCCCTGCGTTCGGTTTGCCTCAAAGATCTATACAGTGCTCTGTGCTTTGTGCCCCTTGTGGCGTCCTCACCAAACCTCCGCTCGCTCAAGATACTACGGTGCTCAGGCGCCTGGGACCTGCCATTGGAGGTCATCACTGCACGTGCTCCTGGCCTTGTTGAGCTTCACCTTGAGAAGCTGCAGGTTGGCGACCGTGGCCTTGCTGCGCTTTCTGCCTGTCCCAATCTTGAGGTTCTGTTCCTTGTGAAGACCCCTGAGTGCACTGATTCGGGCATCATTAGTGTTGCCGAGAAGTGCCACAAACTCCGCAAACTGCATGTTGATGGGTGGCGCACAAACCGGATTGGGGATTTCGGACTCATGGCTGTGGCACGAGGATGTCCAGATCTGCAGGAGCTCGTTTTGATAGGGGTCAACCCCACCGTGCTGAGCCTCCGGATGTTTGGTGAGCACTGCCGGTCGCTGGAACGGCTTGCGCTTTGTGGGTGTGAAACTGTGGGGGATGCTGAGATCATTTGCTTGGCTGAGCGCTGGGCTGCGCTCAAGAAGCTCTGCATCAAGGGGTGCCCCGTGTCAGATCGTGGGATGGTAGCACTGAATGGGGGCTGCCCCAGTTTAGTCAAGGTGAAGCTGAAGAGATGCCGTGGCGTGTCATATGAGTGCATTGAGAACCTGAAGGTTACTAGGGGGGAGTCATTTTCCATCAGCTTGGATATTGTGTTGGAGCATGAAGCtgggagtgctagtgaaaatGGTGTGCAGGAGAATGGACAGGCACAAGTTGCTGAGCTGACCGATCAAATGGCAGGCATGGACCTTCCGGCCAATGCCGCTGGCGCACAATCATCGACTCACACCATTAACAGGATGAGGAGTGTCATGTCAGCGATCCGGCGTAGGTTTGGCAATCCGCCGCCCCCATGA
- the LOC8060221 gene encoding probable leucine-rich repeat receptor-like protein kinase At5g63930, translating to MEQHRGLLLGVALAFFLLASGSQGLNHEGWLLLALKSQMNDTLHHLDDWDARDVTPCNWRGVNCSSAPNPVVVSLDLSNMNLSGTVAPSIGDLSELTLLDLSFNGFYGNIPPEIGNLSKLEVLNLYNNSFGGVIPAELGKLDKLVTFNLCNNKLHGPIPDEIGNMASLQELVGYSNNLTGSLPRSLGNLKNLKNIRLGQNLISGNIPVEIGECVNLTVFGLAQNKLEGPLPKEIGRLILMTDLILWGNQLSGVIPPEIGNCTSLSTIALYDNILVGPIPSTIVKITNLQKLYLYRNSLNGTIASDIGNLSLAREIDFSENFLTGEIPKELGNIPGLNLLYLFQNQLTGPIPTELCGLKNLSKLDLSINSLTGTIPTGFQYMRNLIQLQLFSNLLSGNIPPRFGIYSRLWVVDFSNNSITGQIPKDLCKQSNLILLNLGSNMLTGNIPRGITNCKTLVQLRLSDNSLTGSFPTDLCNLVNLTTVELGRNKFSGPIPPQIGSCKSLQRLDLTNNYFTSELPREIGNLSKLVVFNISSNRLGGNIPLEIFNCTVLQRLDLSQNNFEGSLPNEVGRLPQLELLSFADNRLTGQIPSILGKLSHLTALQIGGNQLSGEIPKELGLLSSLQIALNLSYNNLSGNIPSELGNLALLESLFLNNNKLTGEIPTTFVNLSSLLELNVSYNYLSGALPPIPLFDNMSVTCFIGNKGLCGGQLGRCGPRSSSSSQSSNSVSPPLGKIIAIVAAVIGGISLILIAIIVHHIRKPMETVAPLQDKQLFPAGSNMHVSSKDAYTFQELLIATNNFDESCVIGRGACGTVYRAILKAGQTIAVKKLASNREGSNTDNSFRAEILTLGKIRHRNIVKLYGFIYHQGSNLLLYEYMSRGSLGELLHGQSSSSLDWETRFMIALGAAEGLSYLHHDCKPRIIHRDIKSNNILLDENFEAHVGDFGLAKVIDMPYSKSMSAIAGSYGYIAPEYAYTMKVTEKCDIYSYGVVLLELLTGRAPVQPLELGGDLVTWVKNYIRDNSLGPGILDQNLDLQDQSVVDHMIEVLKIALVCTSLSPYERPPMRHVVVMLSESKDRTRVSSASSPASDDSSKKDNSSSASIAMAAVEAKGIPHVVLFPFLAHGHVPAFLRLAGLLRALRPGLDVTLVSTPRLLGSLTLPPASPPVRLHALPFAPAEHGLPPGADSLSDIQVHQFITFFRASESLRPAFEKFVSGIGSPVCIVADAFFGWTAEVARARGASHAVFLPGGAFGNAVFFSVWEHLPHAATAADEFPLPDFPDVVLHRTQIPRYMLAATGDDPWTAFFRRVIAFCRETDAILVNTVQELEPSGLDMLRRSFGVQPWPVGPVLAAPPTPTPSSDSRDDDASIIRWLDTHPPRSVLYISFGSQNSINADQMTELALGLEASGRPFLWALRPPVGFDAKSAFRPEWLPAGFEERTAARAKANTAGLLVRGWAPQMRILSHPSTGAFLSHCGWNSVLESLSRGVPLIGWPLGAEQFFNAKLAVEWGVCVEVARGNLESSAVESGAVAEAVRAVMGETAKGDEMRRKAVAIARIMEAAWEAPGGSAAQSLEGFLRCVETSIHGCARNQEFCNTCSRGTCNKYAREI from the exons ATGGAGCAGCACCGGGGTCTGCTGCTCGGCGTTGCGCTGGCCTTTTTTCTGCTGGCCTCTGGCTCCCAGGGCTTGAACCATGAAGGCTGGCTTCTCCTGGCGCTCAAGAGCCAGATGAACGACACTCTCCACCACCTCGACGATTGGGACGCGAGGGATGTAACGCCATGCAACTGGAGGGGCGTCAACTGCTCGTCGGCGCCCAACCCGGTGGTGGTGTCTCTCGACCTCAGCAACATGAACCTGTCAGGCACAGTTGCGCCTAGCATTGGCGACCTATCTGAGCTGACCCTCCTTGATCTATCCTTCAATGGGTTCTATGGTAACATCCCTCCAGAGATTGGGAACCTGTCGAAATTGGAGGTGCTTAACTTGTACAACAACAGTTTTGGTGGTGTAATCCCCGCTGAGCTCGGGAAGCTAGATAAGTTGGTCACGTTTAATCTGTGCAACAACAAGCTCCATGGCCCGATACCTGATGAGATTGGAAATATGGCATCACTTCAGGAGTTGGTAGGATACAGTAATAATCTCACTGGTTCACTACCCCGTTCACTTGGTAATCTGAAGAACCTGAAGAATATTCGGTTGGGTCAGAATCTTATATCAGGCAACATTCCTGTTGAGATAGGTGAATGTGTGAACTTAACTGTGTTTGGTCTTGCACAAAACAAGTTAGAGGGTCCTTTACCTAAAGAGATTGGGAGGTTGATCTTGATGACGGACTTGATCCTATGGGGGAATCAGCTTTCTGGTGTTATTCCTCCAGAGATAGGAAACTGTACAAGTCTCAGCACAATTGCCCTCTATGACAATATTCTAGTTGGTCCCATACCTTCAACAATTGTGAAAATTACGAATCTTCAGAAGCTATACCTTTACAGGAATTCATTAAATGGTACAATTGCGTCTGACATTGGGAATCTTTCTCTTGCAAGAGAGATTGACTTTTCAGAGAATTTCTTAACTGGAGAGATACCAAAGGAGCTGGGCAACATTCCAGGCTTGAATTTACTCTACCTCTTCCAGAACCAGCTTACAGGCCCTATTCCTACAGAGTTGTGTGGGTTGAAAAACTTGAGTAAACTTGATCTATCGATCAATTCACTCACTGGCACGATTCCAACTGGATTTCAGTACATGAGAAATCTAATCCAACTGCAACTCTTCAGCAATCTGCTTTCTGGCAACATACCTCCAAGGTTTGGCATTTATAGCCGTCTTTGGGTGGTGGATTTCTCAAACAACAGTATTACAGGGCAGATACCGAAAGATCTTTGCAAGCAATCAAACCTTATTTTGTTGAATTTGGGGTCTAACATGCTTACAGGGAACATTCCTCGTGGGATCACTAACTGTAAAACATTGGTGCAGCTTCGTCTCAGTGACAACAGTCTGACAGGAAGCTTCCCCACTGATCTCTGCAATCTAGTAAATTTGACAACAGTTGAGCTGGGTCGAAACAAATTTAGTGGGCCCATTCCTCCTCAGATAGGCAGTTGCAAGTCTCTGCAAAGGCTGGACCTTACAAATAATTATTTCACATCAGAATTGCCTCGAGAAATTggtaatttgtcaaaactcgtTGTCTTCAATATCTCATCTAATAGACTAGGAGGAAACATACCACTAGAAATTTTCAATTGTACAGTGTTGCAACGCCTTGATCTCAGCCAGAATAACTTTGAAGGTTCGTTGCCAAATGAAGTTGGTAGGCTGCCGCAGCTGGAGCTACTATCTTTTGCTGATAATAGGCTAACTGGCCAGATACCATCTATTCTTGGTAAACTATCACATTTAACAGCACTACAGATTGGTGGCAATCAGTTGTCTGGTGAAATACCAAAGGAGCTGGGTTTGCTGTCGAGCTTGCAGATCGCCCTGAATTTGAGCTACAACAACCTCTCTGGCAACATTCCTTCAGAGCTTGGTAACCTTGCACTATTGGAAAGTTTGTTTCTTAATAACAACAAGCTGACTGGTGAAATCCCAACTACATTTGTTAATCTGTCCAGTTTGCTTGAGCTAAATGTCTCCTACAATTATCTCTCTGGTGCCCTGCCGCCAATACCGCTTTTTGATAATATGTCTGTGACCTGTTTTATTGGAAATAAAGGATTATGTGGTGGACAACTTGGTAGATGTGGACCCCGGTCATCCTCTAGTTCCCAGTCATCCAACTCAGTCAGCCCCCCTTTAGGCAAGATCATAGCAATTGTTGCTGCTGTCATTGGTGGGATTTCACTTATTCTTATTGCAATAATCGTGCACCATATCAGAAAACCAATGGAGACAGTAGCCCCATTGCAAGATAAGCAACTTTTTCCAGCTGGTTCTAATATGCATGTTTCTTCTAAGGATGCATATACATTTCAGGAGTTGCTCATCGCTACAAATAACTTTGACGAGAGTTGTGTGATCGGAAGGGGTGCTTGTGGGACAGTATACAGAGCCATCCTGAAGGCTGGACAGACAATTGCAGTCAAGAAACTTGCTTCTAACAGGGAAGGGAGCAACACAGACAACAGCTTTCGTGCAGAGATCCTGACTCTTGGAAAGATAAGACATCGTAATATTGTGAAGCTTTACGGTTTTATATACCACCAAGGTTCCAACCTTCTACTCTACGAATACATGTCAAGAGGCAGTCTTGGTGAACTACTTCATGGACAAtcatcttcttcacttgattGGGAGACACGCTTCATGATAGCCCTTGGAGCGGCTGAAGGGCTTTCATACCTGCATCACGACTGCAAGCCTCGTATCATCCACCGTGATATCAAATCTAATAATATATTACTTGATGAGAACTTTGAAGCCCATGTTGGTGACTTTGGGTTAGCAAAGGTGATCGACATGCCATACTCGAAGTCAATGTCTGCAATTGCAGGTTCATACGGCTATATAGCACCAG AATATGCTTATACCATGAAGGTTACTGAAAAATGTGATATATATAGCTATGGCGTAGTGCTGCTGGAGCTGCTAACTGGGCGTGCCCCTGTGCAACCCTTAGAACTGGGAGGTGATCTGGTAACATGGGTGAAGAACTACATCAGGGACAATTCTTTGGGTCCAGGGATCCTTGATCAAAATTTGGATTTACAAGACCAAAGTGTTGTCGATCATATGATCGAGGTCTTGAAAATTGCTTTGGTATGTACTAGCTTGTCTCCATATGAGAGACCACCAATGCGGCATGTTGTAGTTATGTTAAGCGAGTCTAAAGATAGGACGAGGGTGAGCTCTGCATCCTCACCTGCCTCTGATGATTCTTCAAAGAAAGATAACTCAT CTTCCGCATCAATCGCCATGGCAGCGGTGGAAGCGAAGGGGATCCCACACGTCGTTCTCTTCCCCTTCCTGGCTCACGGCCACGTCCCTGCCTTCCTCCGCCTGGCTGGCCTCCTCCGCGCGCTCCGCCCAGGGCTCGACGTCACGTTGGTCTCCACCCCACGCCTCCTGGGCTCCCTCACGCTCCCGCCGGCGTCCCCACCCGTGCGCCTCCACGCGCTCCCGTTCGCCCCCGCCGAGCACGGCCTGCCCCCGGGCGCCGACTCCCTCTCCGACATCCAGGTCCACCAGTTCATCACCTTCTTCAGGGCCTCCGAGTCGCTCCGCCCCGCGTTCGAGAAATTCGTCTCCGGCATCGGCTCCCCAGTCTGCATCGTCGCCGACGCCTTCTTCGGGTGGACGGCCGAGGTCGCGCGCGCGCGGGGCGCGTCCCACGCCGTGTTCCTCCCCGGCGGCGCGTTCGGCAACGCCGTGTTCTTCTCCGTGTGGGAGCACCTCCCGCACGCCGCCACGGCCGCCGACGAGTTCCCGCTGCCGGATTTCCCAGACGTCGTCCTCCACCGCACGCAGATCCCGAGGTACATGCTCGCCGCCACGGGGGACGACCCCTGGACGGCCTTCTTCCGGCGCGTCATCGCCTTCTGCCGCGAGACCGACGCTATCCTCGTCAACACCGTCCAGGAACTGGAGCCCTCCGGCCTCGACATGCTCCGAAGAAGCTTCGGCGTCCAACCATGGCCAGTCGGGCCAGTCCTCGCAGCGCCGCCGACCCCGACCCCGTCGTCGGACTCGCGGGACGACGACGCCAGCATCATCCGGTGGCTGGACACGCACCCGCCGCGCTCGGTGCTGTACATATCGTTCGGATCGCAGAACAGCATCAATGCGGATCAGATGACGGAGCTCGCGCTGGGGCTGGAAGCGAGCGGTCGCCCCTTCCTCTGGGCGCTCCGCCCGCCGGTGGGGTTCGACGCGAAGAGCGCGTTCAGGCCCGAGTGGCTCCCGGCGGGCTTCGAGGAGCGCACGGCGGCGAGGGCGAAGGCAAACACGGCGGGGCTGCTGGTGCGCGGGTGGGCGCCGCAGATGCGGATCCTGTCGCACCCGTCCACGGGCGCGTTTCTGAGCCACTGCGGGTGGAACTCCGTCCTGGAGAGCCTGTCCCGCGGCGTGCCGCTCATCGGGTGGCCGCTGGGCGCCGAGCAGTTCTTCAACGCGAAGCTCGCGGTGGAGTGGGGCGTCTGCGTGGAGGTGGCGCGCGGGAACCTGGAGAGCTCCGCGGTGGAGAGCGGGGCGGTGGCCGAGGCCGTGCGGGCGGTGATGGGGGAGACGGCGAAAGGCGATGAGATGAGGAGGAAGGCGGTGGCGATCGCGCGCATCATGGAGGCTGCGTGGGAAGCGCCGGGCGGGTCGGCGGCGCAGAGCCTGGAAGGGTTCCTGAGATGCGTTGAGACGTCCATCCATGGGTGCGCGAGGAATCAAGAGTTTTGTAACACATGTAGCCGTGGAACCTGCAATAAGTATGCGCGGGAAATCTGA